In Elaeis guineensis isolate ETL-2024a chromosome 1, EG11, whole genome shotgun sequence, a genomic segment contains:
- the LOC105035398 gene encoding putative pentatricopeptide repeat-containing protein At5g59200, chloroplastic, which translates to MLPSTLSVATSFPPNLNSNIYPSPDPNSYESRRRTATFHSPKQVIPLLQRCKTIDQFLPIHAAILKTGLDQDPLLLFKILRLCSAFKSMDYATQIFHRIEIPDVYHYTALIGGKIAAASYLDAIRLYARMIGKPIEPDLIVITYILKACGLQLALEEGRQVHGQVFKLKLGSERPIRMKLMEFYGKCGKFDDAGWVFGEMPERDAVAATILISCYSDRGLIEEAEAVFGGVQDKDAVCWTAMIDGCVRNGRANRALELFREMQRENVQPNEFTVVCVLSACSQLGALELGRWVHSYVGRYNIRLNTFVGSTLIDMYTKCGSIEEAQEVFGKLAEKDVVSYNSMIVGLAMHGRSYEAVELYRLMITRGLRPTHITFVGVLNACSHSGLVDMGFEILESMVKDYGLEPRIEHYGCMVDLLGRVGRLEEAYEFIQRMSIEPDHVIWGALLGACKIHGNLTLGEKVAGILIESEAADSGTYVLLSNVYASFGKWEEAVSARGKMKERGIQKEPGCSSIEVDNEIHEFLLGDIRHPQREEIYRKLEELNDVLKLEGYSPARDVVLQDIEEEEKEWALAIHSERLAICYGLISTKPGTTIRVVKNLRVCSDCHSIIKLISKVSRRKIVVRDRNRFHHFEDGSCSCRDYW; encoded by the coding sequence ATGCTTCCCTCCACGCTAAGTGTGGCCACCTCCTTCCCTccaaatttaaattcgaacatCTACCCAAGCCCCGATCCAAACTCCTATGAATCGAGAAGAAGGACCGCTACCTTTCACTCGCCAAAACAAGTCATCCCTCTATTGCAGAGATGCAAAACTATCGATCAATTCCTCCCAATCCATGCCGCAATCCTCAAAACTGGGCTGGACCAAGACCCCCTTCTGCTCTTCAAGATCCTTCGGCTTTGCTCCGCCTTCAAGTCCATGGACTACGCCACCCAAATTTTCCACAGAATCGAAATCCCTGATGTCTATCACTACACTGCCCTCATTGGTGGAAAGATTGCTGCCGCCTCTTATCTCGATGCCATCCGGCTTTACGCTCGAATGATTGGCAAGCCCATTGAACCTGACCTAATTGTGATCACTTATATTCTGAAAGCCTGTGGGTTGCAGCTGGCATTGGAAGAAGGAAGACAGGTCCATGGTCAGGTTTTCAAACTGAAGCTTGGTTCTGAGAGGCCTATTCGCATGAAATTAATGGAGTTTTATGGGAAATGTGGGAAGTTTGATGATGCCGGATGGGTTTTTGGTGAAATGCCTGAGAGAGATGCGGTCGCTGCGACCATTTTAATTTCGTGTTACTCCGACCGTGGTTTGATCGAAGAAGCTGAAGCCGTATTTGGCGGAGTGCAAGATAAGGATGCCGTGTGTTGGACTGCAATGATTGATGGGTGTGTTAGGAATGGGAGGGCGAATAGGGCACTGGAATTGTTCAGAGAGATGCAGAGGGAGAATGTCCAACCCAATGAATTTACTGTCGTTTGTGTTCTATCGGCTTGCTCTCAGTTGGGTGCATTGGAGCTTGGAAGATGGGTCCATTCTTATGTGGGCAGGTACAACATCAGACTGAATACTTTTGTAGGCTCCACGCTCATTGATATGTACACAAAGTGTGGAAGTATTGAAGAAGCTCAAGAAGTATTCGGCAAGTTGGCTGAGAAGGATGTGGTCTCTTATAACTCGATGATAGTTGGGCTTGCCATGCATGGGAGGAGCTATGAGGCCGTGGAACTATATCGGCTGATGATTACAAGAGGTCTAAGACCGACTCACATCACCTTTGTTGGTGTTTTAAATGCTTGTAGCCACAGTGGACTTGTGGATATGGGATTTGAGATACTTGAGTCCATGGTAAAGGATTATGGCTTAGAGCCACGAATAGAGCACTATGGTTGTATGGTCGACCTTCTTGGTCGTGTAGGGCGTTTGGAGGAAGCATATGAGTTCATCCAAAGAATGAGCATTGAACCAGATCATGTTATATGGGGGGCTTTGCTTGGTGCATGTAAGATCCATGGAAACTTGACCCTAggagagaaggtggctggaattTTGATAGAGAGTGAAGCTGCCGACTCTGGAACTTATGTTCTTCTCTCCAATGTTTATGCCTCATTCGGGAAATGGGAGGAGGCAGTGAGTGCTAGGGGAAAAATGAAGGAGAGGGGTATTCAGAAAGAACCTGGTTGCAGTTCCATTGAAGTGGACAATGAGATCCACGAGTTCCTATTGGGGGATATTAGGCATCCCCAGAGAGAGGAAATTTATCGAAAGCTAGAAGAATTGAATGATGTTCTAAAATTAGAAGGGTATTCTCCTGCTAGAGATGTGGTGTTGCAGGACAttgaggaagaggagaaggaatGGGCTTTGGCCATCCATAGTGAGAGGTTGGCTATATGTTATGGCCTTATCTCAACTAAACCAGGAACGACGATACGAGTTGTGAAGAACCTCAGAGTGTGCAGTGATTGCCATTCAATTATCAAGCTCATTTCAAAGGTCAGTAGAAGAAAGATTGTGGTGAGGGATAGAAATCGCTTTCACCATTTTGAAGATGGGTCCTGTTCTTGCAGAGATTATTGGTGA